The sequence TTTTCGTATGTGTGAGGTATTGCAACATAATATTTACTCGAATTGCTTTTATCCGGTTTCATATAGCCGGATTTTTCCAGAATTTTTAGAGAAGATTCCAGAAGCGCTTTGTTAATCTTTTGTTTTTCGAGATAAGCGATTAGGGCGGGCTCCAATCGCGCCGGTTTGTCGGGGAATGTATTCAGAGCTATTTTATGGTGGTCGCAAATTGAATTATAAACCAATTCGACCTGGCTCCGATTGGGAAAAGAATTATTGATGAAATATTCCTGAATATTGACGTCTTGTTCGTCGTACAATAAAAAAATATTTGAAGGCTTGCCGTCCCTGCCGGCTCTGCCGATTTCCTGGTAATAATTTTCAAGATTGCCGGGAATATTGTAATGCACGATTGTTCTGATGTCGCTTTTGTCAATGCCCATGCCGAATGCATTTGTGGCAATTATAGTTTGCGTTCTGCCGCTTATAAAGTCGTCCTGAATGATTTTTCTCATTTCGGTGGTTAAACCCGCGTGGTAGTATGAAGAGACGACGCCGTTGTCGGTCAGAAATTTTGCCAGTTCTTCGGTGTACCTGCGAGTAGCGGTATAGACTATTGCGGGCTTGCCGTTCTCGTTGAGTATCTTCAAAAGCGTTTCTTTTTTCCTGAGGGTTCGTATTACATTAAGATGCAGATTGCTTCTTTCGAAACCGTAGACAAAAACTCGCGGATTTTTCATCCCCAATTGGGCGACTATATCTTCGCGTACATCCTCGGTTGCGGTAGCCGTAAAGGCGGAAATTTTCGCGATGCCGACGTATTCGCCGAATTCTTTTATTTTTCGGTAACTTGGTCTGAAATTATGCCCCCATTCGCTAATGCAATGGGCTTCGTCGACAAAGAGGAAAGCGGGTTTAACGCTTCTGATTTTTTCGGTGAAATCTTTATTGTCTAATTTTTCGGGCGCGACATAGAGCAGCTTAATTTTTCCCGAATCTATATTGCGATAGGTCGAATAAATTTCTTTTGGGTCGATGGAGCTGTTAATGTAAGCGGCGACTTCTTCTTTTTGATTAATCGAATCGACCTGGTCTTTCATCAATGAAATAAGCGGCGAAATTACGATCGAAAGGGAATCGGAAAGAAGAGCGGGGATCTGATAGCAAATCGATTTGCCTCCGCCTGTCGGCATTATTGCCAGCGTATTTCTGCCTTCTAGTATCGAGTCGATTATTTCTTTTTGACCGGGTCGAAAATTTTCGTAACCGAAAAATTCTTTTAGTATCTTTTCGGGCTTCATATAAAATCGGGACTAATTCTCATATTTGAATCGTTTTTTTTAGATTTAATAAAAAGTTTACAAATAAAATAACAAATTTATCTTATTTCTTATTAAATTGTTGGTACGAATTTTGTTGCGATTCGCACAAAAAATTAAGGTAAGAAATGTCCGAAGAAAAATTACGCCTGGAAGATCTCCTGGGCGAAAAATTAGCCAACGGCGATAAAGACAAAATCGACTATGTCGCTATTATCGGAGGCGGTTTGATGGGGCGCGGAATAGCTCAAACTATTTCGGCTGCCGGCATCGACGTTGTTATAATCGAAAAAGACGAGGAAAACTGCAAGAAATCGCAGGAAAGTCTCAAAGCCTCGATGGAAAGAGAAATTTCCAGATGGGCGATGACGCAAAGCGAAATGAAATCGATTCTGAGCAGAATTAAATGGACTACCGACCGATCGGAAATTCCGGAATGCGATCTGGTTATTGAAGCCGTCGACGAAAATTACGAACTGAAAAAACAGATTTTCAAAGAACTCGACGAAATAGCAAAACCCGATACGATTTTTATCTCGAATACCTCTACGCTCAGTTTGACTAAGATTGCCGAAGTTACAAAGAGACCCGATAAGATTATCGGTATGCACTTTTTGAATCCCGTTCCGAAAGTTCCGTTGGTCGAATTGGTGCGCGCGCTCGAGACTTCCGACAGGACGGTCGAGATTATAAAAAAATTTGCAGCGCGAATCGGTAAAACTCCTGTACAGGTATACGAGTATCCCGGTTTCGTAACAACGCGCGCAATCGTTCCTTTGCTGAACGAGGCGATGTACATTCTACTCGAAGGTATTGCATCGGCGCAGGATATCGACACGGCAATGAAATTGGGCTACAATTTTAAGATGGGTCCTCTCGAAATGGCAGATACCATGGGACTGGACGAAGTCCTTGCCTGGATGGAAACTTTATGGCACAGCCTGGGCGAACCGCGTTACAGACCGTGCCCGATTCTGCGAAAACTCGTACGGGAAAGAAAGCTCGGCAAGAAAACAGGCGAAGGTTTCTTTAAATACGACGCCGACGGAAAAATAATTACTTCAACGATGCAATAGAGGTTTGAAATGAAAGTTCTGGTATTAAACAGCGGAAGTTCTTCGATCAAATATCAATTCTTCGACACCGATGAGAAAATAGCCCTTGCCAAAGGAATGGTTGAACGAATCGGAATGTCGAGCGCGGTATTGACGCATACGCCCCACGGAAAAGAGAAGATAAGAATTGTGGGCGAAATTCTGGACCATTCGATTGCCATTGAATATGTAATTGCAGTATTGCTCAGTCCTAATCACGGCGTAATTAAAGATAAGAAAGAGATCGACGCGGTAGGCCACAGAGTGGTTCACGGCGGCGAAACTTTTTCCGGCTCGGTTCTAATTACCGATCAGGTGATGAACGCTATTAAAGAAAATATCGAACTGGCGCCGCTCCACAATCCCCCGAATATCAAAGGAATTAATGCAACCAAAGAACAACTTCCTAATGTGCCTCAGGTTGCGGTATTCGATACTGCATTCCACGTTCAAATGCCTCCGAAAGCCTTTTTGTACGGCATTCCATATGAATTGTACCGAAAGTATAAAATCAGACGATACGGATTTCACGGAACTTCGCATCGTTACGTATCGGAAAGAGCCGCGGCTCTCTTGAATCGTCCTATTGAAGAATTGAAAATAATTACCGCTCATTTGGGTAACGGATGCTCAATGGCGGCGGTCGATTGCGGTAAATCGGTCGATACTACTATGGGCTTCACCCCGCTCGAAGGCCTCTTAATGGGAACGAGAAGCGGCGATATGGATCCGTCCGTTATTCTCTATATTATGGGCAAGGAAGGTCTGTCTATTTCCGAAGCAAATACATTATTGAACAAGCACAGCGGATTGATCGGTTTGAGCGGCGAAAGCAGCGATATGAGAGAAATTGAAAACGCCGTGCTCGAAGGGAATAAAAAAGCCAAAAATGCTTTCGACGTATTTACATACAGGATCAAAAAATATATCGGCGCATATGCCGCTGCAATGGGCGGCTTGGATGCGGTAGTCTTTACGGGAGGCATCGGCGAAAATTCCGATATGGTAAGAAGAGACGTCTGCGCCAATATGGAATTCCTCGGTATTAAACTCGACGAAAATCTGAACCAAAATCCCAAAGGAGAGGCTGTTATATCGTCCGAGGATTCGGAAGTAAAAGTATTGCGCATACCGACAAATGAAGAATTGGTTATAGCGCTCGACACGGAAAAAATTGTAAGAGAACAGTTAAATAACCTCCCCTCTTAAAACGGTTTCCTCGGTATGAGGAATTCTTCATAGCATAGCCTCCTTAATTTGTTAAATGCAGGCTCTTACGAGCCTGCTATTTTTTTATAATAACCGCAAATATTATCTTCGCATTAATAATTATAAATTATCCGCGAGGTGCTCAGTGGAATTGTTCTTGAAAGGAAAAACCGTTCTGGTTACTGCCGCCAGTATGGGAATAGGGAGAGCTACGGCAGAGTTGTTTATTAAAGAGGGATGCAAAGTCGCAATCTGCTCCCGCAATAAAGACAATTTGCTTAAAACCGTTTCCGAAATCCGGAATATTTTCAACGTAGAACCGATGTGGGTTGTATGCGATATCAACAAAAGCGAAGACATAGAAACAACGGTCAAAAAAGTAAAAGAAGAATTAGGCGATATCGACATACTCGTAAACAATTGCGGCGGTCCGACGCCGGGTTTCTTCGAAACTATAGACGATAAAAACTGGGAAGATGCTTTTCAGCAGGTGCTTATGAGCGCAGTAAGATTTACCCGGCTTGTTCTTCCGGGAATGAAAGCCAAAAACTGGGGCAGAATAATTAATATTACTTCCCTCTCTGTCAAACAGCCGGTCAATAACCTGGTGTTGTCAAATTCATTTAGAAGCGCGGTAACCGCATTCGCAAAAACCTTGAGCAATCAGGTGGGAAAGTTTAATATAACCGTCAATAATGTAGCCCCGGGTTATACTTTGACGTCCAGACTCTATGAATTAGCCGTTGTGCGAGCCAAGGAAAGCGGAGTATCGCACGAAGAAATTTTATCTTCGATGGCAAACGACGTTCCGATGAAACGTCTCGGACGTCCGGACGAAGTTGCCTCTTTAATCGTCTATCTGGCTTCCGAACAAGCGGGCTATATTACGGGTTCCACTATCGCCGTAGACGGCGGAGTAATTAAATCGACATATTGACATGCAAAAAGAAATCGACTTAATCATACCGCCGGAAAACATCTTTAATTATGAATTTATTCGAAATGCGGCGGCCAAAGAGACCCGGACTAATATCGAAGAGATTACCCGCGTGTCGATAATAAAACGCTCGGTCGACGCACGCAGAAAAAATCCCGTCTACAGAATTAAAGCAGTTGTTTTTATCAATGAAAATCCTGCGGAAGAAACGGTCAATTTTGATTTTAAAAACGTAGAAAAAGGAAAGCGGGTAATAATTGTCGGTTTCGGACCCGCGGGTATGTTTGCAGCCTTACGATTCTTTGAACTCGGCATTAAGCCGATTATACTGGAAAGAGGCAAAGACGTGCGAAGCAGAAGAAGAGATTTAAGAGCCATACAACAATTCGGCATTGTTAATCCCGATTCCAATTATTGCTTCGGCGAAGGAGGCGCGGGAACATACAGCGACGGTAAATTATATACGCGATCGACTAAAAGGGGAGACGTAAAAAGGATTTTAAATCTTCTCGTTTACCACGGGGCGCAATCCGAAATTCTGATTGATTCGCATCCTCACATAGGCTCAAATATTTTGCCTAAAGTAGTCTCTAACATACGCGAAACAATTCTGAAACACGGCGGCGAAATTCATTTCAACTCGCGGGTGACGGATTTTATTATCGAAAATTCGCGTATCGGAGGAGTAATTGTAAACGATGAGAAGGAATATATTGCAGAGGCTGTAATCTTAGCCGTAGGCCACTCTGCTAGAGATATCTATTACTTGCTCGACAAAAAGGGGATACTGATAGAATCGAAGCCATTTGCGCTAGGAGTAAGAATAGAGCACCCGCAAAATTTGATCGACAGTATACAGTATCACTCAAAAAAACGGCATCCGAATTTGCCGGCGGCAAGCTACAGTATTGCCTGCCAGGTGGATGATAAAGGCGTTTATTCTTTTTGTATGTGTCCGGGCGGTATAATCGTTCCGGCTTCTACGGCGCCGGGCGAGCTGGTGCTCAACGGTATGAGTTTATCGAGACGCGATTCGCCGTTTGCAAATTCCGGACTTGTGGTGGCTGTGGACGAAAAAGATTGGGAGGAATATAAAAAAGCCGGAGTTTTTGCCGGATTGGAATTCCAGAAGTCGATTGAAATTGCCGCATTTGAATCCGGAGGAAAAAATCAAAAAGCGCCCGCTCAAAGAGTTATAGATTTTTTGAAGGGCAGGTCCTCGGATTCCCTGCCGCCGACGTCTTACATACCGGGCGCGGTTTCATACGACTTGAACGAATTGTTCCCCGAACGGATTAAAAAGAGTTTACGCGAGGCTCTGCTGATTTTTAATAAAAAGATGCCGGGCTTTATTTCCGCCGAAGCCCAAATTTTAGCAGCCGAAACGAGAACAAGTTCGCCGGTTCGTATTCCGAGAGACAGAACAACGTTTCGGCATTTACAGATCGAGGGTCTTTATCCCGCCGGAGAAGGAGCCGGCTATGCCGGCGGAATTGTTTCGGCCGCAATCGACGGCGAAAAAATAGCCGAGGCGATTGCCGGCTATCTTATGTGAAAATTCTTTTTTGATTAAAATTCAATTTTATTTATTTTGTTGCCAGAGGGATTCTAATTATAAACTTAGATGATGATTGATAAAGAATCATATAATCTGACAGGAGCTCTGCTTGCGGTATTCGATAATATTATTCTGACGGCTTTGTTTATTGCGAGATTATACAGGCGCCCGAAAACGGAATATATTCTCGGCGTTCTATTTCTATTCTCATGTTTCCCCGCATTATTTCTGCTTATAAAAGCTCATTTATTCAATAGACCGTTTATCTATCATCTTCAGTTGATATTGCTGTGTCTGTTCATCATTGTCGAATTTTTATTGGATTATTTATTGAAGATCGATTTCAGGAAAAATAAAATTATAACGACACCTTATGTTGCGTTATCTTATGCCGCGCTTGGCGGAATGACCGGAGCGGCGTCGTATACGGGTATGAAATGGTTGATATTATCGGCTGTTACTTTTTTGTCGGTCGTCTTTCTCAGTTTATACGTTCATATTAAAACGGGATTATAAAATAGGGAATGCCGCATGGAAGCGATTGAAGTCGTTAAAGAATGGGTGAAACTTTTCAATAAAGCAGACGCGGGCGGATTGTCGGAGCTCTACAGCGAAGACGCTGTTAATTACCAAATCCCAAATGAACCGGTCGAAGGCAAAAGCGCAATCAGGGATATGTTTAAGAAAGAATTTGCCGAAGCCGAGATGGTCTGCATTGTGGAGAATCTGCTTCAGGACGGAAATTGGGCTGCGCTTGAATGGCGCGATCCGCTGGGGTTGAGAGGGTGCGGATTCTTTTACATCGAGGACGGTAAAATAAAACTTCAAAGAGGGTATTGGGATAAGCTGAGCTTTATGAAAACACACAATAAATAAATTCGCTTTAACGAGGGTACAAGACATAGTTAGAAGCAATTACTCGATTATTATATATTCTAATTCTTCTTAATTAGCCATATAAATCAACAAACAAAGAGGGACGCATGAAACCAACAGCAATCTTTTTTTTGACGCTTCTGATATCCGGAACTCTTCAGGCGCAATCTCCGGTCGGGCAAGGCACATACACGCTAAACGGTTCCATATCGTACGAAAGCAGAACTAATGACGGCAGCACCTTTAATCAATTTCGTTTCGAGCCGCAAATCGGATATTTCTTCGTCGATAATTTATATACCGCAATTTCATTGACTTATTTTCATTACGGATTTGAAAGCAATTCTGACAATTATTACGGTTTCGGTCCGGCGATTCGGTATTATTTCGATTTAAGCAAAAAATTAAAACCATATCTCGGAGCTGGGATGACTTATATGGAAATGAAAAACGGCTCGTCTTCAAACTATACTGAAATCAAGTTCTCGGGCGGAGCTGATTATTTTATTACCAATTATTTTGCAATTGAAACTGCGATAAATTACAGTAGGATTAAATTGGGGGAATCGAACTTATATTCCGGAAATGACGTAACCAAAATAATAAATTTCAGTATCGGAGTGAATTTCTTTATTCATTGACGATTAAGCGAATACCGACAGGCTGCTCTCAGTTACGGGCAGCCTTTAAATATTCTAAAAGAGAAAAAATATACGTAATTTAATTTGTCACAACCTCCCTTGAATCAATCCAAATTGTTATTCGTCTTTCATTATAGTATATTTTTATCCCAAAAAATCGAGATTTACCTGTATGAGCGTTACCCCGTTAATGGCTCAGTATACGAGGATAAAGAAGGAATATCCCGATACAATCCTGCTTTTCAGGATGGGGGATTTCTACGAAACGTTTGAGGAAGACGCAAAAATTGCTTCTAAGGTTTTAGGCATTACATTAACCAAACGAGCCAACGGCGCCGCAGAGGACGTTCCGCTTGCCGGTTTTCCGCACCACGCCATCGATTCGTATTTACCCAAACTGGTGCGCGCAGGCTATCGAGTGGCGGTTTGCGAACAGGTGGAAGACCCTAAACTCGCCAAAGGAATTGTAAAGCGAGAGGTAATCGAAGTGGTCACTCCGGGTGTGGCTTTCTCGGATAAATTGCTCGACCATAAAAAAAATAATTACCTGCTTTCGATTTACGGAGACGGGGAGAGATACGGACTCGCATTTTGCGACATTTCGACAGGCGAATTTCAAACTTATGAAACGGATAAAAAGCTTTTGCCCGAGCAGCTCGGACTGATTAATCCCGCTGAAATTTTAATTCCGAAAAAATTGAAGAATTTACTCGAGCCGTTAATCGGCAGGTATGCCAAAGACGCAAGAATTACGAAAATCGACGACTGGATATACGACTTCGACTATTGTCAGGATTTGATACTTAATCATTTCGAGGTCAAAACCTTGAAAGGCTTTGGAATCGAAAATATGAATCTTGCAGTGTCGGCGGCGGGAGCGGCTCTCAATTATTTGCGCGAAACCCAAAAAGCCAATCTTCCGCATATAAATCGAATATCGGTTTATAATCCGACCGAGTACATGGCGCTCGATTACGCCACAAAAAGAAACCTCGAAATTTTATTTACGATTCAAAGCGGCGAAAGGGAAGGCTCGCTAATATCGATTCTCGATAAAACCTCCACTTCGATGGGCGGACGTCTTCTTAAACGGTGGATTACAACTCCGTTAAAAAAACTCGAACCGATACTGAAAAGACAGGAATGCGTAGAAGAATTATTTGAGAATAAATCTCTCAGAAAAAATTTACGCGAAGAGTTAAGCGAAATCGGCGACATCGAAAGATTGATTGCCAGAGCATGCACAGGCAGAATTAATCCGAGGGAAGTAATCAATCTGAAAAATTCTCTCAAAAAAATTCATTTGATAAAACAACTGCTCGATCAATCGTCTGCCGAAACGCTTCGGCAAATAAACGACAATATGAATCCTCTTGAAGAATTGGTGGCAAAAATTGAAAACGCAATCAATGAAGAGCCTCCTGCCTCGCTCCACGACGGCGGAGTTATTAAACCGGGATATAATCCCGAACTTGACGAATTGCGCAGTCTGGCGTTCAACGCCAAAGAATGGATTGCGAACTTGCAAAAAGAAGAAAGGCAAAAGACGGGCGTTTCTTCTTTGAAAGTCAGTTACAATAAAGTGTTCGGTTATTATATCGAAATAAGCCATGCCAATAAAGATAAAGTTCCTGCTCATTACATCAGGAAACAAACACTCGTTAACAGCGAGCGTTATATTACTCCCGAGTTAAAAGAATACGAAGAAAAAATTCTAAATGCCCAGGATAATATCGCCAAGTTGGAATTCGAATTGTTCGAACAGATCAGATACCAGATTGCTGCGGCTACCGAGCGGGTACAGACGAACGCCCGCTTGATTGCAATGCTCGATTGTTTCCTCTCGTTTGCAGAATGCGCGGAGCAGTACAATTACGTCAAACCGACGGTCGACGACTCCGATGTTATCGACATAGTTGACGGCAGGCATCCGGTAGTGGAACAGATTTTGCCTCCCGGCGAAAAATTTACTCCCAACAGTTGTCGTTTATCTTCTTCGGAAGACCAGATAATAATTCTAACCGGTCCGAATATGGCGGGAAAGTCGGTTTATTTGAGGCAGATCGGTTTAATCGTACTGATGGCGCAAATCGGTTCTTACGTCCCCGCAAAAGAAGCGCGAATCGGTATAGTCGACAGAATTTTTACGCGTGTCGGAGCCAGCGATAACATAACGACGGGAGAAAGTACGTTTTTAGTCGAAATGCAGGAAGCCGCAAATATTTTGAACAATGCTACAAATAAAAGTCTCATTCTGCTCGATGAAATAGGAAGAGGTACGAGCACCTTCGACGGCATTTCGATTGCATGGGCTATTACGGAATATTTGCACGAAAATCCTGAAATTGCCGCAAAGACTCTCTTCGCCACGCATTATCACGAGTTGAACGAAATGGCGGAGATTTTTCCCAGAATAAAAAATTATAAAGTCGATGTGAGAGAGTACGGCGATAAAGTTATCTTTCTGCATAAAGTCAAACCGGGCGGCGCAGACCACAGTTACGGAATTCAGGTGGCGCAGATGGCGGGATTGCCGGTTTACGTAACAAACCGCGCCAAAGAAATTCTGCTCAATCTCGAGAGTAAAGAGCTGACTCCTTATGAAATTAAAAAAGAAAAAATTTCCCGCATCAGAAAAAACGACGAAATGCAAATAAGTCTCTTTGAAATGAAAGACGAAGAATTGCGTAAAGAAATTGAAGACTTGCCGATCGATTCTATTACGCCGATTGAGGCGCTCAACAAATTGAACGAATTAAAAAGAAAAATTAAAGAAGAGAAAAAAACATGAAACTACTTTATTACGTATTGTTTTTGTCCGTTTTTATTATCTCGTGTTCGGATAAATTATCGCCCGAAGAAACGGCGTACATAAAGAAAATTGAAGAACATCGCGGGCAAGTTAACGAATTTATGAAATCGGACCCCCGCTCACCGTTTAATTTCAAAAATAAAGTGGAATTTCACGAACTGAATTATTTCGATGTAAATCCAGAATTCGTTTTCAAAAGTAAATTGTATGAATATCCGGAAAAAGATACGGTTATAATATACGGAACTAAAGGAGAGCCGAGGGAAACGATTAAATACGGTTATGTGAAATTTCACTACGGAGGAGAAGAATATAAAGTAAATGTATACGAATCGACCGGAAGCGACGGGACAAAATATTATTCAATCTGGTTCACTGATAAAACTACGAACAAAGAATCCTATGGGGTGGGCAGATATCTCGATTTTGAAAAACAGGATGATCCGAATTATATTTACACTATCGATTTTAATCTTGCTTATAACCCGTATTGCGCGTACAACCCGAATTATTCCTGTGCAATACCTTCGAAGGAAGATTATATTCCGTTGGAAATAAGGGCGGGCGAAAAAAAATTTCATAATTA comes from Melioribacter roseus P3M-2 and encodes:
- a CDS encoding NAD(P)/FAD-dependent oxidoreductase, which translates into the protein MQKEIDLIIPPENIFNYEFIRNAAAKETRTNIEEITRVSIIKRSVDARRKNPVYRIKAVVFINENPAEETVNFDFKNVEKGKRVIIVGFGPAGMFAALRFFELGIKPIILERGKDVRSRRRDLRAIQQFGIVNPDSNYCFGEGGAGTYSDGKLYTRSTKRGDVKRILNLLVYHGAQSEILIDSHPHIGSNILPKVVSNIRETILKHGGEIHFNSRVTDFIIENSRIGGVIVNDEKEYIAEAVILAVGHSARDIYYLLDKKGILIESKPFALGVRIEHPQNLIDSIQYHSKKRHPNLPAASYSIACQVDDKGVYSFCMCPGGIIVPASTAPGELVLNGMSLSRRDSPFANSGLVVAVDEKDWEEYKKAGVFAGLEFQKSIEIAAFESGGKNQKAPAQRVIDFLKGRSSDSLPPTSYIPGAVSYDLNELFPERIKKSLREALLIFNKKMPGFISAEAQILAAETRTSSPVRIPRDRTTFRHLQIEGLYPAGEGAGYAGGIVSAAIDGEKIAEAIAGYLM
- the mutS gene encoding DNA mismatch repair protein MutS: MSVTPLMAQYTRIKKEYPDTILLFRMGDFYETFEEDAKIASKVLGITLTKRANGAAEDVPLAGFPHHAIDSYLPKLVRAGYRVAVCEQVEDPKLAKGIVKREVIEVVTPGVAFSDKLLDHKKNNYLLSIYGDGERYGLAFCDISTGEFQTYETDKKLLPEQLGLINPAEILIPKKLKNLLEPLIGRYAKDARITKIDDWIYDFDYCQDLILNHFEVKTLKGFGIENMNLAVSAAGAALNYLRETQKANLPHINRISVYNPTEYMALDYATKRNLEILFTIQSGEREGSLISILDKTSTSMGGRLLKRWITTPLKKLEPILKRQECVEELFENKSLRKNLREELSEIGDIERLIARACTGRINPREVINLKNSLKKIHLIKQLLDQSSAETLRQINDNMNPLEELVAKIENAINEEPPASLHDGGVIKPGYNPELDELRSLAFNAKEWIANLQKEERQKTGVSSLKVSYNKVFGYYIEISHANKDKVPAHYIRKQTLVNSERYITPELKEYEEKILNAQDNIAKLEFELFEQIRYQIAAATERVQTNARLIAMLDCFLSFAECAEQYNYVKPTVDDSDVIDIVDGRHPVVEQILPPGEKFTPNSCRLSSSEDQIIILTGPNMAGKSVYLRQIGLIVLMAQIGSYVPAKEARIGIVDRIFTRVGASDNITTGESTFLVEMQEAANILNNATNKSLILLDEIGRGTSTFDGISIAWAITEYLHENPEIAAKTLFATHYHELNEMAEIFPRIKNYKVDVREYGDKVIFLHKVKPGGADHSYGIQVAQMAGLPVYVTNRAKEILLNLESKELTPYEIKKEKISRIRKNDEMQISLFEMKDEELRKEIEDLPIDSITPIEALNKLNELKRKIKEEKKT
- a CDS encoding SDR family oxidoreductase; protein product: MELFLKGKTVLVTAASMGIGRATAELFIKEGCKVAICSRNKDNLLKTVSEIRNIFNVEPMWVVCDINKSEDIETTVKKVKEELGDIDILVNNCGGPTPGFFETIDDKNWEDAFQQVLMSAVRFTRLVLPGMKAKNWGRIINITSLSVKQPVNNLVLSNSFRSAVTAFAKTLSNQVGKFNITVNNVAPGYTLTSRLYELAVVRAKESGVSHEEILSSMANDVPMKRLGRPDEVASLIVYLASEQAGYITGSTIAVDGGVIKSTY
- a CDS encoding nuclear transport factor 2 family protein encodes the protein MEAIEVVKEWVKLFNKADAGGLSELYSEDAVNYQIPNEPVEGKSAIRDMFKKEFAEAEMVCIVENLLQDGNWAALEWRDPLGLRGCGFFYIEDGKIKLQRGYWDKLSFMKTHNK
- a CDS encoding acetate/propionate family kinase, whose amino-acid sequence is MKVLVLNSGSSSIKYQFFDTDEKIALAKGMVERIGMSSAVLTHTPHGKEKIRIVGEILDHSIAIEYVIAVLLSPNHGVIKDKKEIDAVGHRVVHGGETFSGSVLITDQVMNAIKENIELAPLHNPPNIKGINATKEQLPNVPQVAVFDTAFHVQMPPKAFLYGIPYELYRKYKIRRYGFHGTSHRYVSERAAALLNRPIEELKIITAHLGNGCSMAAVDCGKSVDTTMGFTPLEGLLMGTRSGDMDPSVILYIMGKEGLSISEANTLLNKHSGLIGLSGESSDMREIENAVLEGNKKAKNAFDVFTYRIKKYIGAYAAAMGGLDAVVFTGGIGENSDMVRRDVCANMEFLGIKLDENLNQNPKGEAVISSEDSEVKVLRIPTNEELVIALDTEKIVREQLNNLPS
- a CDS encoding DUF1684 domain-containing protein, which produces MKLLYYVLFLSVFIISCSDKLSPEETAYIKKIEEHRGQVNEFMKSDPRSPFNFKNKVEFHELNYFDVNPEFVFKSKLYEYPEKDTVIIYGTKGEPRETIKYGYVKFHYGGEEYKVNVYESTGSDGTKYYSIWFTDKTTNKESYGVGRYLDFEKQDDPNYIYTIDFNLAYNPYCAYNPNYSCAIPSKEDYIPLEIRAGEKKFHN
- a CDS encoding outer membrane beta-barrel protein, producing the protein MKPTAIFFLTLLISGTLQAQSPVGQGTYTLNGSISYESRTNDGSTFNQFRFEPQIGYFFVDNLYTAISLTYFHYGFESNSDNYYGFGPAIRYYFDLSKKLKPYLGAGMTYMEMKNGSSSNYTEIKFSGGADYFITNYFAIETAINYSRIKLGESNLYSGNDVTKIINFSIGVNFFIH
- a CDS encoding RecQ family ATP-dependent DNA helicase; this translates as MKPEKILKEFFGYENFRPGQKEIIDSILEGRNTLAIMPTGGGKSICYQIPALLSDSLSIVISPLISLMKDQVDSINQKEEVAAYINSSIDPKEIYSTYRNIDSGKIKLLYVAPEKLDNKDFTEKIRSVKPAFLFVDEAHCISEWGHNFRPSYRKIKEFGEYVGIAKISAFTATATEDVREDIVAQLGMKNPRVFVYGFERSNLHLNVIRTLRKKETLLKILNENGKPAIVYTATRRYTEELAKFLTDNGVVSSYYHAGLTTEMRKIIQDDFISGRTQTIIATNAFGMGIDKSDIRTIVHYNIPGNLENYYQEIGRAGRDGKPSNIFLLYDEQDVNIQEYFINNSFPNRSQVELVYNSICDHHKIALNTFPDKPARLEPALIAYLEKQKINKALLESSLKILEKSGYMKPDKSNSSKYYVAIPHTYEKIDSFAKKLEDNELKDLLYLLAKLYKEKIFVRKTEISIKKLSEIIGATEKEIAENLELLDRSGIINFTRPTLHVEIKFIKERLRNDLLKFDFSDNERLIKHHRTKLQRMIDYAHTNDCRMKFILDYFGEKNDNYECGKCDNCTNVKIALSDNDYIKGHILSVLREYNNPLHTQTLTKILTGADPNYSNYASYASCAHFAAWEIEDSITDLQNENKIECKNGLVKLKVAIKRDDLNDYESRLILLNKLKEIRKEASQKFNQPAYMICPDDVLIEIARRKPSSYSELMSIRGFTKYMYNKLGEEILSVIKTAEEENSLDKKLSEKNLPQNFRKIYELVQKRYSLRDMSSITGLPESVISVQLETLIGILPELETDYLFDKGELELINEKINEGIRDIKNLYKIFEGKISYSKLRIALARKGFS
- a CDS encoding 3-hydroxyacyl-CoA dehydrogenase family protein; the protein is MSEEKLRLEDLLGEKLANGDKDKIDYVAIIGGGLMGRGIAQTISAAGIDVVIIEKDEENCKKSQESLKASMEREISRWAMTQSEMKSILSRIKWTTDRSEIPECDLVIEAVDENYELKKQIFKELDEIAKPDTIFISNTSTLSLTKIAEVTKRPDKIIGMHFLNPVPKVPLVELVRALETSDRTVEIIKKFAARIGKTPVQVYEYPGFVTTRAIVPLLNEAMYILLEGIASAQDIDTAMKLGYNFKMGPLEMADTMGLDEVLAWMETLWHSLGEPRYRPCPILRKLVRERKLGKKTGEGFFKYDADGKIITSTMQ